A portion of the Pseudomonadota bacterium genome contains these proteins:
- a CDS encoding alpha/beta hydrolase, producing the protein MALPPAILTRPDGSTIAYARLEGKAPGVLFLSGFHSDMTGIKATRLEAHCRRRGQAYLRFDYLGHGQSSGRFEDGGIGRWAEDAIACIDHLTDGAQVLVGSSMGGWLMLLAALARPERVDGLLGIAAAPDFTEELLWPSLPEAAREAIEADGVWQRPSAYGPDPYPITKGLIEEGRRHLLLGRTLPLACPVRLIHGMADADVPYVYSLWLADALAASDVVVSLVKDGEHRLSREADIERICGTLDELLDR; encoded by the coding sequence ATGGCCCTGCCACCTGCAATTCTAACACGACCGGATGGCTCGACCATCGCCTACGCCCGGCTTGAGGGAAAGGCGCCGGGCGTGCTGTTCCTCTCCGGCTTCCATTCCGATATGACCGGAATCAAAGCGACGCGGCTCGAAGCGCATTGCCGTCGACGCGGGCAGGCCTATCTCCGCTTCGACTATCTCGGCCACGGCCAATCCTCCGGCCGCTTCGAGGACGGCGGCATCGGCCGTTGGGCGGAAGATGCCATCGCCTGCATCGATCATTTGACGGACGGGGCGCAGGTGCTGGTCGGCTCCAGCATGGGCGGCTGGCTCATGCTGCTGGCAGCGCTCGCCCGGCCGGAGCGCGTCGACGGACTCCTCGGCATCGCCGCCGCGCCGGACTTCACCGAGGAGCTCCTCTGGCCGAGCCTGCCGGAAGCGGCGCGCGAGGCGATCGAAGCCGACGGGGTGTGGCAGCGTCCGTCTGCCTACGGTCCCGATCCCTATCCGATCACCAAGGGGCTCATCGAAGAGGGACGGCGGCATCTGTTGCTGGGCCGCACCCTGCCGCTCGCCTGTCCGGTGCGCCTCATCCATGGCATGGCCGATGCGGATGTGCCTTATGTCTATTCGCTCTGGCTCGCCGATGCGCTGGCGGCAAGCGACGTCGTCGTGAGCCTGGTCAAGGACGGCGAACACCGCCTGTCGCGCGAAGCGGACATCGAACGCATCTGCGGGACACTGGACGAACTCTTGGACCGCTGA